The proteins below are encoded in one region of Flavobacterium nackdongense:
- a CDS encoding RagB/SusD family nutrient uptake outer membrane protein, translating into MKKIIYFIATATLFVATSCTDYLDSENLYGKGLETFYKTPTDIDEAMSGIYNAIYTGGIHSEEQMAANLLDNVMLGGGGPDDKSAKWVDNFEDPNEDTYRDMWVQSYNGISRANAVIEKTANTDFSAYFKTKLEAENFKKQTIGEALFMRSFFYFRLAKFFGGVPLIIKTDGDRKVARASYSDTFAQIGSDLKLAIETMPAAPIASIPTSRYGHANKWVAEAYMARVYLFYTGYMTNIEQKATTDLPLVGGGKLGATEVTAYLNDLMTNSGHGLVSDFRNLWPYSYVNKSAGKTVLPWAATNNLNWAGQDGLTPTFGTGNKETMFVQRFSFGDWGWNAGQSYNNRLALYTSIRGNQMVPFAEGWGWCTINPKMWNDWPVTDPRREGSIIKVGESSQGTDGYQPNKGDHETGYFNKKYTRLEHDTKDGKRTMFIPMYNWTGDSSMQLTNAQDFIFMRYADVLLMHSEITKTATGINAVRARAGMPAVAYSLDAVKAERNYELAFEGLHWFDLVRWGDVKTAFNDSFPVKNSGSNATYSVKYRPETKGLMPIPETEVRLSNGVYSQNPGW; encoded by the coding sequence ATGAAAAAGATAATTTATTTTATAGCAACTGCAACCCTTTTCGTTGCTACTAGTTGCACAGACTATTTAGATTCTGAGAATCTTTATGGTAAAGGTTTAGAGACTTTCTACAAGACACCCACTGATATCGACGAAGCAATGTCAGGTATTTACAACGCAATTTACACGGGTGGTATTCACAGCGAGGAACAAATGGCGGCCAATCTCTTGGACAACGTAATGCTTGGCGGTGGTGGTCCTGATGATAAATCGGCCAAATGGGTAGATAATTTTGAAGACCCAAATGAAGATACCTATCGTGATATGTGGGTTCAATCGTATAATGGTATTTCAAGAGCCAATGCGGTTATTGAAAAAACAGCGAATACCGATTTTTCAGCTTATTTTAAAACTAAACTTGAAGCAGAAAATTTCAAAAAGCAAACCATTGGCGAAGCCTTGTTTATGAGAAGTTTCTTTTACTTCAGATTGGCTAAATTTTTTGGTGGGGTTCCACTAATTATCAAAACAGATGGTGACAGAAAAGTGGCAAGAGCCTCTTATTCTGATACATTTGCACAAATAGGTTCAGATTTGAAATTGGCTATTGAAACGATGCCCGCTGCTCCAATTGCAAGCATCCCAACTTCAAGATACGGCCATGCCAACAAATGGGTTGCTGAAGCTTATATGGCACGTGTATATTTGTTTTACACAGGCTACATGACCAATATAGAGCAAAAAGCAACTACTGATTTACCATTAGTAGGCGGTGGAAAATTAGGCGCTACTGAAGTAACTGCTTATTTAAATGATTTAATGACAAATAGTGGACATGGATTGGTTTCCGATTTCAGAAACTTATGGCCATACTCGTATGTGAACAAAAGTGCAGGCAAAACCGTGTTACCATGGGCAGCCACTAACAATCTGAATTGGGCTGGACAAGATGGATTAACACCTACTTTTGGAACAGGAAATAAAGAAACCATGTTTGTACAACGATTTTCTTTCGGAGATTGGGGTTGGAATGCAGGACAAAGTTATAATAACAGACTTGCTTTGTATACTTCAATCAGAGGAAATCAAATGGTTCCTTTTGCCGAAGGTTGGGGATGGTGTACCATTAATCCTAAAATGTGGAACGATTGGCCAGTCACTGACCCAAGAAGAGAAGGTTCAATTATTAAAGTAGGTGAATCTAGCCAAGGTACAGACGGGTATCAACCGAACAAAGGGGATCATGAAACGGGCTATTTCAATAAAAAATATACCCGATTGGAACATGATACTAAAGATGGTAAAAGAACGATGTTTATTCCAATGTACAACTGGACGGGTGACTCAAGCATGCAATTGACTAATGCACAAGACTTTATTTTTATGCGTTATGCCGATGTATTGTTGATGCACTCTGAAATCACTAAAACAGCAACAGGAATAAATGCAGTAAGAGCTAGAGCCGGAATGCCAGCAGTAGCCTATTCTTTAGATGCAGTTAAAGCCGAGCGTAACTACGAATTAGCATTCGAAGGCCTTCACTGGTTTGATTTAGTACGTTGGGGCGATGTGAAAACTGCCTTTAATGACTCATTCCCGGTAAAAAATTCAGGGTCAAATGCAACTTACAGTGTAAAATACAGACCTGAAACTAAAGGTTTAATGCCAATTCCAGAAACGGAAGTACGATTGTCAAATGGGGTTTATTCTCAAAACCCAGGTTGGTAA
- a CDS encoding family 16 glycosylhydrolase has translation MKILKKILILPILLLGSLIGCSSGDSNDGTAPNTPTINVVINTEVVGTTTAMPNGDGSGLVKYTVTPSSGVSYKVDFGDGETAEPASGIFSHTYTESGTKSYEIKVTVFNGLKYYTATKPITVFVATKEIWGDEFNVDGAPDTNKWGYDLGAGGWGNNEPQYYTNRPENVYIQGGYLKIKTIKENYLGSTYTSARLKTAGKYSFKYGKIEFRAKLPAGAGTWPALWMLGDNIGTVGWPACGEIDVMEHVGNQLNKIFGTLHYSGRSGGNGDSSTTIISNATTEFHTYTLDWRADSIKFYVDNQLFKTFTNSASVPFNQNFFIIMNCAIGGNFGGAIDPNFVSSIFEIDYVRVYN, from the coding sequence ATGAAAATTTTAAAGAAAATTCTAATACTACCCATTTTACTGTTAGGCTCCCTAATAGGCTGTAGCTCAGGTGACAGCAATGATGGAACTGCTCCCAATACCCCAACAATAAATGTGGTCATCAACACCGAAGTGGTGGGCACAACTACTGCAATGCCCAATGGTGACGGAAGCGGCTTAGTCAAATATACCGTTACACCTAGTAGCGGAGTATCCTATAAAGTAGATTTTGGTGATGGAGAAACAGCAGAGCCCGCTAGCGGCATCTTTTCGCATACTTATACCGAAAGTGGAACCAAATCATACGAAATAAAAGTTACCGTATTCAACGGACTAAAATACTATACTGCAACAAAACCCATAACTGTTTTTGTTGCTACAAAAGAAATATGGGGCGATGAATTCAACGTTGATGGCGCTCCCGATACTAACAAATGGGGATACGATCTTGGCGCAGGAGGTTGGGGAAATAACGAACCTCAGTATTATACCAATCGACCCGAAAATGTATACATACAAGGTGGTTATTTGAAAATTAAAACCATCAAAGAAAATTATTTGGGAAGCACCTACACTTCAGCAAGACTAAAAACGGCTGGCAAATATTCCTTCAAATACGGCAAAATAGAGTTTAGAGCTAAACTGCCTGCTGGTGCGGGAACCTGGCCAGCTTTATGGATGTTGGGCGACAATATTGGCACGGTGGGCTGGCCTGCTTGCGGCGAAATTGATGTCATGGAACATGTGGGAAATCAATTGAACAAAATTTTTGGAACACTCCATTATTCAGGTCGTTCTGGCGGAAACGGAGACTCATCAACAACAATAATTTCGAATGCTACCACGGAATTTCATACCTACACATTAGATTGGAGAGCAGACAGCATTAAATTTTATGTTGACAATCAGTTATTCAAAACCTTTACAAATTCGGCAAGTGTGCCGTTCAATCAGAATTTTTTCATCATTATGAATTGTGCTATTGGCGGTAATTTTGGTGGCGCAATCGATCCAAACTTTGTGTCCTCCATCTTCGAAATAGATTACGTACGAGTTTATAATTAG